In the Oryza glaberrima chromosome 6, OglaRS2, whole genome shotgun sequence genome, one interval contains:
- the LOC127777746 gene encoding protein IQ-DOMAIN 21-like, translating into MCGQARRALRALRGLVRLQALVRGHQVRRQVHLTMRCMQALVRAQARVRARRLTSHVALARPAPHAAGLQYSCGHRGRFVAPDQQNDGDEDDAGETETTMPHMVARPRRNSSHIVDERPPFNSGWRDAVPYGEGRRGHDPAPRREMAPIPTSTYGYQQQLQREEQDECTVGWQWLEQCMAGVQPPRHVPEHHVVVAAAAETSYVTAAATDGVSEKTVEMDAGRKLCPAKDLYPVRPPAVPGYMAATQSARAKARMAPASAHVAPRAAQSHARSRSSSVALAGASTATSGWSTNNNCSGGAGGRAPLHRAGYSPESSCSGDRTPPPPPQGGGRGRAAYA; encoded by the exons GTGCGGCTGCAGGCGCTGGTCCGCGGCCACCAGGTGCGGCGACAGGTCCACCTCACCATGCGCTGCATGCAGGCGCTCGTCCGCGCGCAGGCCCGcgtccgcgcccgccgcctcacCTCCCATGTCGCCCTCGCCCGCCCAgccccgcacgccgccggtCTGCAGTACTCGTGCGGCCACCGCGGCCGCTTCGTGGCGCCGGACCAGCagaacgacggcgacgaggacgacgccggcgagacGGAGACGACGATGCCGCACATGGTCGCGCGACCAAGGAGGAACAGCAGCCACATCGTCGACGAGCGCCCTCCTTTCAACAGCGGTTGGCGGGACGCCGTCCCCTACGGCGAAGGCCGCCGCGGGCACGACCCGGCGCCTCGGCGCGAGATGGCCCCGATCCCGACCTCCACGTATGGTTACCAGCAGCAG CTACAGCGGGAGGAGCAAGACGAGTGCACCGTTGGTTGGCAGTGGCTGGAGCAATGCATGGCCGGTgtccagccgccgcgccacgtcCCGGAGcaccacgtcgtcgtcgccgccgcggcggagacgTCGtacgtgacggcggcggccacggacGGGGTGTCGGAGAAGACCGTGGAGATGGACGCCGGGAGGAAGCTGTGCCCCGCCAAGGACCTCTACCCGGTGCGCCCTCCGGCTGTCCCGGGGTACATGGCGGCGACGCAGTCCGCGCGCGCCAAGGCCCGCATGGCGCCCGCGTCCGCCCATGTCGCCCCGAGGGCGGCGCAGTCGCACGCCCGGAGCCGGTCCAGCTCGGTGGCGCTCGCCGGTGCCTCGACGGCCACCTCAGGCTGGAGCACGAACAACAACTGCAGCGGCGgagccggcggccgcgcgccaCTCCATAGAGCTGGGTACAGCCCAGAGTCGAGCTGCAGCGGCGACCggacaccgccaccgccaccacagggcggcggccgcggcagggCGGCTTATGCTTGA